One window of Nostoc sp. C052 genomic DNA carries:
- a CDS encoding STAS domain-containing protein, with the protein MREQVKVIKLSGNLNATTSQEFRQNITDILEKGAKIVLVDFKDVTFMDSSGLGALVLAFKTLRAADTKLVLCSINEQVRILFELTNMDKVFEIFPSQDAFNQVLVSNT; encoded by the coding sequence ATGAGAGAACAAGTAAAAGTTATTAAGCTCAGTGGTAATTTGAACGCCACAACTTCACAAGAATTTCGACAAAATATCACTGATATTCTAGAGAAGGGTGCGAAAATCGTGTTAGTTGATTTTAAAGATGTAACCTTTATGGATAGTTCCGGTTTGGGAGCTTTAGTATTAGCTTTTAAAACCTTGCGTGCAGCAGATACTAAACTTGTTCTCTGCTCAATTAATGAGCAAGTCAGGATATTATTTGAACTGACTAATATGGATAAAGTATTTGAAATATTCCCTAGTCAAGATGCATTTAATCAAGTTTTAGTTTCCAATACTTAA